The following nucleotide sequence is from Bactrocera oleae isolate idBacOlea1 chromosome 2, idBacOlea1, whole genome shotgun sequence.
GCAAatgtcggtcaatctgtgagatatattattaaaattccgaGAGAATCTCTTCCTGATGATAGTAATACGCCTACATATATGGcagaaaaaattttcgaactaccAGTTGCTTTAAAATGCATATACCGCATATTTAGTTCAATATATGAGTTATATTAATGAAGTTAAGGTATCATATTTTTGTGgtaacagtgtatctttttTCTAAGCTGGATAAAACCGAGTGAAGTACCATCCCTAGCTTCCACACACCTAatgtaagaatttcaaacttctgtTTATCTGtctaccgtatatatcggtcaatatgtgagatatcttagGAAATATACTTTAGTCTTAAACGAATATGTATGGAATTGGTACACGAACTACCCCAGCCCACATAtatgtactacatataatgattttccttATTCAAGCCGACATTATGCTCAATATTATCTTCAGAATCTGTAAAGTGTCACATAATTGTCCAGAGTCTAAAATATATGTCGTATTACTCTTGTTCCATATAATGCATGAACTTATGGAATCCGTATGACCTATGGCTTATGGATTTCAATTTATACTGAAGGAGATTGTAAAAATATCTCTCTGCCAGAGAGCTCAAGAGTATTTGGGTGGAAACgagtaaaaacaaataatgctCCGATAAGGTTAATAATATGCACAGTCAAAATACTTTTTCAAGCAGTTTAAGATTGCGTCATTTGGTAAACTCATCAATACTGCACGTCAATAACTGGACATTAGTAACCAATTTCAATCCAAATGACTCAGCTAAGGATCTCTGCCAGAGAGCTCAAGAGTATTTGGGTGGAAACgagtaaaaacaaataatgctCCGATAAGGTTAATAATATGCACAGTCAAAATACTTTTTCAAGCAGTTTAAGATTGCCTCATTTGGTAAACTCATCAATACTGCACGTCAATAACTGGACATTAGTAACCAATTTCAATCCAAATGACTCAGCTAAGGATCGGACAGTATAAAACCATAAATGTTTGGTTCAACTAAccgaaacaaaatgaaaaaaatatttggggAATGTTTTTCGATaccacaataacaacatttgACGACCTCTTGGCCGTAAAAAGCagtacttatatacaatatatggttATTATTTAAGGGCATTTCTAGAAAATCTTATACAAAGGCCATATACTTTGTTTGTTGCAGCTAAGTCTCGATATATTGTAGTCTCGTCTACCACAATATCTAATCATTTATTTTGCGAgtaataaactaaaatatttaatggtCGTGAACCCTAATTAGGTTATTCTAAGCTATTACTAATTAAATACTAGTTGTTTTCAAAGTCACTACTTAGGGTAGTAGGGAAACTTATAAGTGGTTTATTAGTTCCTCAGTTGTCATTCGCCAAAGCTACTTTCTGTGAATTAAGAAAAATTCTTAAGTCTTTTATGAAGTACCAATTAATTGTGCGACCTCTCAACATTTCAGCTGAACAACAACGGCGTAATACCCAATCAGCGCAGTGGACGTATCTCAAATGCGGGCATTAGCATCAAGGATGTATTTAACGCCAACGGCGGACCAAGCGAGGTAAACTACATAACAACCCACAGATTTATATTTGCGCTTTTTCAATctcaaatcaattatttttttttatatacacacagCAAATCTACGGTTCAAACGGTGGCGGCACCATTAATCAAGGCTACGAACATGTACTCGAAGATGACGACCGCAACTCGCTGCGACTGACTGCGCGTAATCCCAATCAACAAGTGTCATGGGGACAGAATAGCAGCAATACAGGACGTTTGTAGAAGGCGTCACTCAAATCCACTTGCCAGCctgatatcaattttattgttgttgatgatttgaagaaaaaaaactaaGGACTTTTTTAGTTAATAGTATTAGAATTGTAAGCACGCTGTCGTCCTATAAAAAACACGACGAAGCGTTGATATGTTCATGTCTTTTGTACTGGAAGATGACCGTAGTTTTGTCTCGAAATACTATATATTAACAATTACAAAAACcactacatatataaattaattaagctACAAACACTGTCACAAATTGTACAAGTATAACAGTGCTTTACGGTTAAACGCGactattaaaaagtaaaaaggtGGGCTTAACTTTTTACTTtcttaaagctttaaaaaaatgtgtgtgcTGAATTAtaccttgaaaaatatttttttactatttaattaaatttgatgcacggtttttgttcttttttttttgttaatttcgaaattaataTGAAAAGCACACAAAGTCACAAGTAATAACAATTATAAATGCATATGAGAGCAGTTCATTTTCTGAAAAATCTAAAGTAACCCACACTACACAACCAGTAACGGtaatactattttaaaaattagcagAAAAGATTTTGCTTCATTCAATTTTCAAAACCAGCGAACGACTTCTTATAGTAAACTCGTACGATACTGTTTCGTTACAAGTTCGATTATGGTTGAACAAAGTTACACTTCCTGTTAAATTAGGTTTCTTCAGCAGTCGTCTCTACATTGCCGACcctcaaaattaacttaaagcaCTTTAAGACGCCTAAAAAGCTCATAAAGCATAAAGTCGCGATAATCGAGAAGGCACTGTTGGTACTCGTATTCTTCTGCAGATTTTTTAAAGTTCATAACCACAACTGCCACaactataaatacatttttttttttatttagcaacTGCTTCCAACTTTAAACTAGTTTCTTAAGCtaaaataatgattattatacatacatacaagtatatgttatatatattagggtgtccgttattttctAACTAGTGTTTTTTTACAAACGGCCCCTCAACCttcagtttttgccctaaaaaaaGGATCCAAgataaacaagctctttatttttaatttaaatcgtGCCAAATCATTTTACTTCTCtcatattttgcaataaattttttatatccagagcaataaaactaaaactttaaaataatgatattataatacaaaatccactctacaaaaaaattctcataatctttttcataaaaacttttctttaaaagttatacttaGTTAAAGTTATGCCTAAAATGTACTGTGTTCATACGTAccccatgtcgtatgagcaacacaacATTTAAAAGCCACTTGTATTAATACTACAAGTAAGTACATTTGACgtataactttaactgcgtataacttagaaaaaaatgtttttatggaAAGAATCaattaaatcttttttataaagTGGGAGATTTCGTATTAGAATATaactttttcaaagttgtagacTTACTTACTTAacgcaaaatatcaaaaaattacatGTTATATACATGTCATAGGAATATAGGAAAAGAAATGTGATTTAGGCAcggattaaattaaaaataaagtgttTCTTTCGTTGGATCCTTATTTTTGGGGCAAAACCGGAAACTTCAAAACAACAGTCAACTTAAGAAATAACGTAAATCCTAATATATATGCAGGTATATAAAATCAGTTTTaactaattatataataatatagacACTTTAGTGTTTTGTAAATATGacaacgaatatttttttagctAATCACACTGCCCGACCATGCGAGAGACTTGTTGATcaatataaatcaaatatttcgcTCAATTTACTTAGTGAATAGTTGGTGCATACTGTCTGCCAAACAGTTAGTACACCAACCGTTATGTAAATTAGAAGTATATAGAAGTTTAACGAATAAATTAGTAtagcatatattttaattttttttgataatttctaaattaaaattttttaatttattaatatgtagttttcatttatttttttgaaatgtttttaatctacatttaatttaagtttttttttgaagcttgttatttttttaaattaaattaattttaatttgtataccctgaacattgtatattaagtttgccacgaagtttctaacacccagaagaaaaccctactaaatatatacataaatgatcagcatgatgagctgaattgatttagccatatccgcctgtctgtccgtctgtatatatacaaactagtctcACAGTTTTTAAGCACCTgttctttcctcactaagaagctgctcatttgtcagaacggccgttattggaccactatagcatatagctgccatacaaattgaacaatcggaatcaggttcttgtaaggaaccttttttatttgtgaagggtattatagcttcggtgcaaccgaagttaacattttttcttgtttaatataatttagaacttaaaatttttttaatttattttttttaatttttaatttatattattgctttttatttttttttttgaaggttGTTAatcttttttctttcatttgaaatattatataaatacttttgaaatttttatttttttaattaattttttgaaattttctttatgtgttaaaaattgttgttattgcctttGGCTACATTTAACGGTATATACCTTGtatgtacaaagttttatatgTATGTCGAGGTCAAAGGACAGCAATACCTGTACCAGTGTGTGAATCATGGATAATACTCATTTTATCATTTAGTTTGAAATTACATAAGTTATGCGAAACAAATTTACATTCagttgtaatatttttctagcatatacatatgtatttcttgtATGTGCTTAGCTATTTGTATATGAAATTCATTATCATATGATACTCTAAAAGATTtgtaatttatatgaaattagaataaaacattatcaaacaattaaaaaaaattgaaattgatttttttagtataatattattagtGGAGGTGGCGGGGGTCCTTGACACTTGACACATATTATTCATTTTTGAAGTATTTTCAACTGTGAAGAATGGAagctagaataaaaatttgagaaaCGCAGACAAAACAAGTCTGAAGTTAATGGAACTACTTGAAAGACAGGACTGCCTTTACAACGTAAATGTTCTTCTTCTGATTTTATGTACTTTATTAAACCAGTATTCTAGTgtagaaaaaaatcgatttttttattcaaagtttAACCATTCAAGAACATGTCTAGAGGATTAGAGGAGGTAAGAGGATTTCTAATGTTTTGCGGAGATATAAGTATTTTGCTGACCCGGCATCCAAATCGTTTCCGCCAGTTCGTGAAGCTTTAAAAGCGTTTTCCTCGAAACCGTCTTTTTCAAAAGGATACGCACGATTTCGCAGGTTCTACTCCACCGATTTACCTGAAAGCTTTAGAGACTTATCTATGTCTAGAACTATCCATAtccccaaatttcaatttttactattttttttaaatttgaaacagtaaaaaaatgtgatttaaaaaatgttttttttttcattgcgaCATTATTctagataaattttttttttcagattgcTGGCAGGGTTGAAATCGTGGTGCCAATTTTTCGATATACCCTACTATCAGCTACTAATTTTTGAtatgtttaactttttttttaatttttgaatttttcttgtatttttataatgttaataaataattataaaaaaaattgagcaaaAAACATTGATTGCCTTTATTTTacgacacttcaaaaattaattgaaattcatgatactagactagaatacccccttaaagaAAAAAGCTTCGgcaatttttattaatcttttttttgtattattttatttactgatACATATATTggatgtttacatatatatttataataccgATAAGAATTTTAGTTAcagttaatacaaattttgttttaacaatTAGACTAAAGTAATGCTCAGCAAATAAGAGAGATTGATTATTACAGTTGTGTCTTTTATATGCCTTAATATGCCCGCCACATGTAAACAATTTGACATTTAAacaaagtcggaaatcattttCTAGCAACTaaagattaaatattttaacttgaGGGCAGCGATGCGAACTTTTCATATtcgcatatttttataattcagGTTTTCAACATTTAGATGCTTCAAAAATGACATAGCCACTCGTCATAGTAAATTTTGTATGTATAGCATGATATTTTCTGACAACACAAATATATtcctttacatacatacgtacatatataccatatttaaatGTGTGCTTGGTTAAGTATTTGCAACTAATGACAACATCTATTAACAATTATACCAATAACATGCGACCCGCTTAAGCGCTGATATGATCACCCTTTTTGGCGGCTATGGGCAGCTTCTCACCCTGCAAGAAGGGATTATTGGGACCGCCATGACCTGTTGCAAAgccataaaatttctttaccacgGCATTTGGATTGTCCAAACCGTTTTCATTCTGAAATTGATGCATCAAGAACTTCTCCATGGTCGAGGTCATTTCATTGGCGCTGGCATTGCTGTCTTGACCAGCGCAATCGAACATATGCTCGTTGTCGCAGGTGCAGTCCTGTGCTGCTTGAAATTCGCGACTGAAAATAGCGGTATTCTCAAAATCCGATATGCAACCTTGACTCTCCTCATAGCCATAGGGACAGGGATTCGGTGGATTGCAGTAGGCCGGCAATGTAGCATCGGTCTTGATGGCTGGGAAACGATTGGGCATCTCACCCATACCGCCATTTATGTACTGATGTCCCCATAAGGAACTATGCTGCATGTACTCTTGGTCGCGTATGGATGGATGCGAACCGTACATGCCACGGTACTCGTACTCATCCGGCCCATTGTGGTTGTTCTTCGAAGAGCGCGACACCAGATCAACACTTTTCGGCACATCACCAAGCAAATCGAAATAATTTTGCATCGGATCGATTTCTTTGTCCATGCGATTTAGCAGCTCGGTGAGCAGCACATCGGCGAAAATATTCTCCTTGGGCATGGAGTTGAAAGCGGCGACATTTGGTTGACTGCCAAACAAGAGTGTGGCGTAGAGCACAAAACAAACGGCGCCTAAAAGTAGACAACAATTTTGGTGTTACAAATTGTCacaatttaagtttaaaaatatttatctccaATGACTGCATATTAATATCAATCTTACCGTTACGTTGAGCAGCCATATTGTTAATGCTAGGCCACTGCGTGTTTTTCCGTTTTAAATCACTCATTTACTTTAAGTATCTACATATACTATGTAGTGACGTTCGACAATTTATCGATTTTCCACGGTGGCAGCGCTGCACAACTCGGCAAAGCTCGTGGTTGTTTTATACCCGGCGTACAGCTCACTGGGCAGTATTATTTTCAAGAATAACGGGTTTTTATaggtttttaattgtatttcctttttttcgtcattttacaaaaaaaaaaaacaataaaaaaaggtaattttatttcttttattgatGGTTTCTGAACCCGTATTGTCAGCAGTAGtgattaaaattgtatataaattttttgacttCCCTTGAAACCTctctgtaaaaaataaattaatactaattaaataaaattttgatcaaatttgtatatacatatctaacttcaaaaatacttgaaaacttcatttctcataaaaatttagaagcttttataaataatcatttttgaattaaaaaaaaatttttttttgtgctaatattgtatatacagggattgtgcatatatttgaaaatgttcttCGAACATTTTATCCGCAAATAGTTTCGAAAATATGAgcgtataaaattttaacatactgCAGTCGGCGCCCAAtactttaaacgtgtttttccCGAAACGTtcttttcagagtcggtgagaaaatttctccgaaatggCTGAActgatcaacttgaaaattCCACCCGAccttctaaaatatattttgtcagATAATGATAAACGAATtcgatttttaataacaatttcgattttgaagccactctgaagtgtaaatttttacacaaaacaCGACTTTTTGAAGAGTCACCGTTttgtcaaaattcaatttgaaaatCGGCTACTGGATtaagggaatccaaaattttcatCGATTATTGAAGTACATGAAattctgtatttttatttttttattaaataaaatttgtcttcaaaaaaaaaaacaatctcaAGACACTAGTTTTTATTACttgcaagtacatacatataacccCTCATGGAAATTCTTGGCTTGTGACCCTCCGCATGCACCTCCGTCAGGAAGAAACTACCACTCACTAACTGTCAGCCCTTCAGAGACGTATAAAATAAACTTTGGAAGCCTCGTTTTGtagattaaaaacaaaactataaacTTAGAAACTCGGTCGGGTCTCAAAAAGAACAATATCACTAAATAGCATTGCAGCGTCGCGCGTGAGCTATAAAACAAATTCCATGTCGCCCGAATTTATGCTAATCTCCCCATTTATTTTGAACAGCAATGGTTGTTGCCTGTGCATAGATTGCataggtacatatgtgtattgGCGTTTGCTGTTGCTATAATGGCAAACGCTGTGCGgtgcagttgtttttgttgtcaatagatataaatatatatatatatataaaagtatatgtagAATATATACTAAAGGAATTTATTTCATTACGTCACTAGCTGTTCGTATATCTGTGCGCAGAGGTAATAATATAATAGGTAAATGCTAGAATAAATAGTTAATTATGAGATATTGCAAATTAGTGTAAGCAGAGAATATAACTAACTTTAATGCTGTAGGtatatctttttatattattcttagcagaaatcgaaaaaaaactgATTTAAGTAACGTCTTTCCTTAAACTGTAGATAGTCAAGCTCTAACGGTTTGGGCTGAAACAACAAGCTCTATatcaaatatttcttctttaaaaCTCAAGTTGGCCtttttgtgtataaaaaatgtggtcTTTATTGAAAAATTCCACTGTAAAACCAATAAATCACTAAAAATATACTAAGCACATATCAATTGTTGCTTCCTATAAATTCTAATTTCCATCTATTGGCAACGCTTACTGATACAAACAGCTGATAGCAATCAGCTAGAAAAACAATAGAAAATCAAGTTTGTGTAAAATTACGCGCGCGTCGTTTTAAGAAATTCTCAAATTAGAACGCGAGCTatagtatttataattaatgtttattgtatacatattaatcgtaattatttaacaaaatgtcAACAACAAAACCGTGCAATCAACAAAACTGGAAGCATCCAGATGAGGTAGGGAGAtgcatttttatgattttccgaAATAATGCATGTTTGTTGACTTCATTCCGTTTTTAGCTCATAAAATTGCATCGATTGAAGCAAAAGAAAAAGCAGCTGGCTGCACGTATAAATCAAAATAGAAATTTGCCAAGTGCAGAGAAATGCGGTCTCGATAAAGAGCGCTTGTTGGAGGCAAAAATAGCGCAAAAGCGAAAGAATCCTTTTGCAATGTAAGAGTATAATTCaccttattataaatattattttcatttgggCATATGTATTTAGAAAATCTGAGACGAAGCGTACACGAACCGACGACACGCCGCTCATTGAAGATGACACGCTCCTTGCTTTTGTCAACACACCGCCGCCACAGAAAGATTCATTTGTGCGCGAAACACCCACACGTCCCCCACCAGCCAAGTTGACACTGCAACCATTCGATCCGAAATCATTTGCTGCTATGCTTCACGGCACTGCGGTGAACGAAGATGACGAAGCTGTTTTAGAGGAACAAAAGTTAACTAAGCATCTACCAATGGATTGGAGTATTAAAACACGTGTGCGCCTATTTTGTCGCAGTGAACTGCCAACAACTACACTAAAAACAAGTCAATTGGCTAGCGGTTTGACTAGTTTCGTGCGGTGCATTGATTCACAGAATGCGCAATGCGGTTTAGATATTTCTCCTGCCACGCGTTTCAATCAGGCCAGTTATTATTGGCAACATCCTTACCTCCCTTGGATGACATTATTTCCTCGTAATGCTAAAACTAATAACGGTATAGTGCTTGGCGAACGTGAACGCAAATCTTTAGCAGACGATTGGGACTATAGTTTTAGAGGATTATTTCAACTTCTGCGCGCACGACAGTGCCCTTATTTTTATCTGTGTGCAAACACTTTTACAGTGCTTTTTCGTGCAGCTGGCACTGGTGGCTGTGTGGAAACGCATGCTCTTATGTCCCCTAGCACACGCGGTGTGCGTAGCGCTTTACGCCAAGAGGGTATAGAATACTCAATGCCACTGAAAAAAGATAGCTCTTTAAATAAGTCTGATGATGGTAACTTCACAGAAGAGAGTAACAGCGCCGATGCAGCAATTGAAGGTTttaaagtaatattatatttatttattttcttttttattaaacgaACCCTACTGGCAGGTAATATTGGCCGCCCCGCTGACACTTCCAACGAATTGCTAGCTGAGGAAGACGAGGAAGATACtgataattttttggaaaatttagaAGTTAACGATAAAGATTTACGAAGAATTCAAACCGAGCATGCGCGCAAGCTGAACGTGCAGGAAATGTCCGATGATTTCAGCGAGAACTCACTATTGCTCATTGAAGGTGTAGAATGTCAaggattttttagttttctactTAATGCGAAAAGTACAATTTCTAATGTGGGTAAACTCGCAGGCATTCCACCCACCCTATTAGCACCAGTGGCATTCCCAAAAGCTACGATGCAACAATTGGCAACGCGATCCAGTAAAGTGCGTATGGATGGTGTTGACTACAATAGTATTGAAGTGAAAGGTGTGGTATTACCATCCTTCCTGCCATACGCCTGCAGTTTACTTGGCGAAAGTAAAGATACATTTAGCGCAACGCTTGCCACTAACAATAATACGCTGGCGTTTAGTAAAGCAACACAATGTTTACTGGAGAAGCCCGTAGCTGTAGCAGATACACAAGAACAATCTAAAACAACCGATGATGAAGCGGCAGGGCAGGTTTTTGGGCAAGAAAACTTATCAGACTGTGGTCTGATACCAAGTGTTGTGGAGTGCATGTGCCGTACCGGACAAAATGCTGTTACACTTTTAGAACGTGTTTGTTACGATAAGGAATACGGCTACGCATGGAGTTGACAAGTGTGAATTTGTTCCAAGaactatacaaataaaacattttcactACAACACATACTCGTAGATCATatggcaacaaataaaaaaaaaattattttcaaaaaaattctttttaataaaatctacaCTTTAAAATTACAACTTAATGATCCACTATAATTAATTCATCTATACTCCAATCCTCATATGAGTGATCTGGTAGGAAACGTCTTATAATAATTGgtatttttttctgctttaattctttcaTAGCAATCTGTAGTGGATCGGTTTCACCT
It contains:
- the hd gene encoding protein downstream neighbor of son homolog; its protein translation is MSTTKPCNQQNWKHPDELIKLHRLKQKKKQLAARINQNRNLPSAEKCGLDKERLLEAKIAQKRKNPFAIKSETKRTRTDDTPLIEDDTLLAFVNTPPPQKDSFVRETPTRPPPAKLTLQPFDPKSFAAMLHGTAVNEDDEAVLEEQKLTKHLPMDWSIKTRVRLFCRSELPTTTLKTSQLASGLTSFVRCIDSQNAQCGLDISPATRFNQASYYWQHPYLPWMTLFPRNAKTNNGIVLGERERKSLADDWDYSFRGLFQLLRARQCPYFYLCANTFTVLFRAAGTGGCVETHALMSPSTRGVRSALRQEGIEYSMPLKKDSSLNKSDDGNFTEESNSADAAIEGNIGRPADTSNELLAEEDEEDTDNFLENLEVNDKDLRRIQTEHARKLNVQEMSDDFSENSLLLIEGVECQGFFSFLLNAKSTISNVGKLAGIPPTLLAPVAFPKATMQQLATRSSKVRMDGVDYNSIEVKGVVLPSFLPYACSLLGESKDTFSATLATNNNTLAFSKATQCLLEKPVAVADTQEQSKTTDDEAAGQVFGQENLSDCGLIPSVVECMCRTGQNAVTLLERVCYDKEYGYAWS
- the 7B2 gene encoding neuroendocrine protein 7B2, which codes for MSDLKRKNTQWPSINNMAAQRNGAVCFVLYATLLFGSQPNVAAFNSMPKENIFADVLLTELLNRMDKEIDPMQNYFDLLGDVPKSVDLVSRSSKNNHNGPDEYEYRGMYGSHPSIRDQEYMQHSSLWGHQYINGGMGEMPNRFPAIKTDATLPAYCNPPNPCPYGYEESQGCISDFENTAIFSREFQAAQDCTCDNEHMFDCAGQDSNASANEMTSTMEKFLMHQFQNENGLDNPNAVVKKFYGFATGHGGPNNPFLQGEKLPIAAKKGDHISA